Genomic window (Thiohalophilus sp.):
CACCTCCATGATGCTGCCGCTGTTGCATCACGGCATGCTGCTGGTGGGCCTGCCCTACAGCGAGACCGCCCTGCACACCACACGCAGCGGCGGGACGCCCTACGGCGCCAGTCATCTGGCGGGACCCGACAGCGATCGGCCCCTCAGCGAGGAAGAAGAACAGCTCGCCCGGGCGCTGGGCACACGCCTGGCCCAGGTTAGCCGGGCGCAGCTGGATGCCGGACTGATCAAGGCATAGGCTATTGAATATTATTACTTTTTCCCGCTGGCTGACACTGGGCGCCTATTTTGCCCTGCTGATCCTGCTGATGCTGTGGCAAACCGTGCTGGCGCCCCCGCAACTGCTGCCGATTTCGCTGGTGCTGCTGTTGCTGGTCGGCCCGCTGTTGTTCCCGTTGCGCGGCCTGCTTCATGGCCGGCCCTACACCCACGCCTGGACCAGTTTTCTGGTGCTGATCTATTTCATACACGGGACGGTGGAAGCCTGGAGCAGTCCGGACGTGCGCCTGTATGCCGGCCTGGAAATCCTGTTCAGCGTGCTTCTTTATACTGGCGCCCTGCTCTATGCGCGCTACCGCGGACGCCAGCTCAGGCTGGAGACTGACGGGTCAGATACGCCCGGACAAAGGGAATCGTAAGCCGGCGCTGGGCGGCCAGCGACGCCTCGTCCAGCCCATCCAGCAGGGCGAACAACGAGTTCATATCCCGCGGGCAGCGGCTCATCAGATAGGCGGCCACCTCATCATCCAGGCTCAGCCCCCGGGCCGCGGCACGCTGTTGCAGCGCCTGACGCTTGGCCGCATCGCCCAGCGGTTGCAACTGAAACACCGGCCCCCAGCCCAGGCGCGAGCGCAGATCGGGCAGCTGGATCCCCAGCGCCGTCGGCGAGCCCGTGGCGGTCACCAGCAATTGATGGCCGGCGGCGGTCAGGCGGTTATAGACATGAAACAGCGCCGTCTCCCAGGCCGGATCGCCGGCCACCGCCTCGAGATCGTCCAGACAGAGCCGATCGAACTGCTCCATGCCTTCCAGCATGGCCGGTTCCAGGCCGGGTTCGGCCAGCGGCAGATAGGCGGCCCGCTGATTCTGCGCCGCCGCCTGATGGCAGACCGCCTGCAGCAGATGCGATTTGCCGGTACCGGCGGCGCCCCACAGATAGATCGAGGGGGCCTCGGCCGTGTGCAGGGCATCCAGTACCCGCTCGTTGCCGACGGGCAGAAAATTCTCGAACGTGGCCGTATCCTGCAGCCGCACGCCTAACGGGAGCTGCCGGATCATGCCGACTCCGAGTCGTCCGTGTAGAGATCGCTTTGCCGGTACTGCTCGTGGGCATAGCGCAACAGCACCATCGCCACCGCCGCCACCGGCAGCGCCAGCAGCACCCCGATAAAGCCGAACAACTGACCACCGGCCAGCACCGCGAAAATCACCGCCACCGGGTGCATGCCGATGCGATCACCCACCAGCAACGGAGTCAGTACGGTTCCCTCCAGCAACTGGCCAATGCCAAAGACGAGGCCGACAAAGACCAGATAGAGCGGATCGTGGAACTGCAACAGGGCGGCGATCAACGCGGCCAGTACGCCGACGATAGTGCCCAGATAGGGTACAAAGC
Coding sequences:
- a CDS encoding DUF2069 domain-containing protein, which produces MNIITFSRWLTLGAYFALLILLMLWQTVLAPPQLLPISLVLLLLVGPLLFPLRGLLHGRPYTHAWTSFLVLIYFIHGTVEAWSSPDVRLYAGLEILFSVLLYTGALLYARYRGRQLRLETDGSDTPGQRES
- the hda gene encoding DnaA regulatory inactivator Hda → MIRQLPLGVRLQDTATFENFLPVGNERVLDALHTAEAPSIYLWGAAGTGKSHLLQAVCHQAAAQNQRAAYLPLAEPGLEPAMLEGMEQFDRLCLDDLEAVAGDPAWETALFHVYNRLTAAGHQLLVTATGSPTALGIQLPDLRSRLGWGPVFQLQPLGDAAKRQALQQRAAARGLSLDDEVAAYLMSRCPRDMNSLFALLDGLDEASLAAQRRLTIPFVRAYLTRQSPA